The genomic stretch CGGCTAATCTTTAAGTAACGAAGAAGAATAAAAGTGATGCTGCCTATGTTGCCTATGCCTACTCTCCCTTTTCTGTCCAAGCTCGCCTTTCTCCTCACTTTGTTGCCTTTTGCCGTTTTTTCCGCCACTGAAACGGCGAGTACCCAGCAAAATGAGATCCACTACTTACCGATGAGCATTGGTCTTTTCGGCGGTTTGGCGATTTTTCTCTATGGCATGGAGAAAATGTCCGATGCGCTAAAACGCGTCGCGGGCAACAAGATGAAGCAGTGGCTTGCCAAACTGACCACTAACCGCTTAGCGGCGGTCGCAACCGGTACGGGCATTACTGCGATCATTCAATCGTCGTCGGTGACCACAGTCCTGTTGGTGGGATTTATTTCAGCGGGGCTAATGACGCTGCCGCAAGCGATTGGCGTGATTATGGGCGCCAATATTGGTACCACAGTTACCGCACAAATCATCGCCTTTAAAGTGACCAAAGCGGCGCTCGCGATGGTAGCGATTGGCTTTACGATGTTCTTTGTCTCGAAAAAAGAGACCACCCAGCATTACGGTAACATGTTGTTTGGCTTAGGATTGATTTTCCTTGGCATGAATCTAATGAGCGAGGCGATGGAGCCGCTGCGCAGCTACCAGCCATTCATTCAGTTAATGGCACACATGCACAATTTCTTTCTGGCGATCTTAATTTCGGCCCTATTTACCGCACTGGTTCAGTCCTCTTCCGCCACCACAGGGATTGTGATTGTGCTCGCTGGCCAAGGTTTTATTCCGCTAGAAACCGGGATCGCACTAGCTATGGGCGCGAACATCGGCACCTGCATCACCGCCATCTTCGCCGCGGTCGGAAAAAGCCGCGAAGCGATGCAAACCGCGGCCGTGCATGTGTTGTTCAATGTGCTGGGGGTGATGATTTGGTTACCACTGATTGGCTGGCTGGCACAAATGAGTATCGCACTTTCACCGACGCAACCGGGCCTAAGCGGGGTGGAAAAACTGGCCGCCGAACTGCCAAGGCAAATTGCCAACGCCAATACCCTGTTTAATGTGCTCAACACCGCAATCATGCTGCCTTTTGCGGGGGCGTTTGTCTGGCTGGTACGCAAAATTCTTCCTCCTCAATCGGGCGAGACAAAAACGCAATTGCAGACCAAATACATTGACGCAGCGTTTCTTCCCACCCCTGACATCGCGCTCGATCAAGCGAAACTGGAGATTGGCCGAGTCGGACGACGGGTCTGTAACATGCTCAACATGTTGCCTCCTCTCGCGCCAGGTTGTAAAAAGCGCCAAGAAGTGCTCGCGGTGAGAGACAAACTCAAAGAAATTGAAGCGAT from Vibrio navarrensis encodes the following:
- a CDS encoding Na/Pi cotransporter family protein, translated to MLPMLPMPTLPFLSKLAFLLTLLPFAVFSATETASTQQNEIHYLPMSIGLFGGLAIFLYGMEKMSDALKRVAGNKMKQWLAKLTTNRLAAVATGTGITAIIQSSSVTTVLLVGFISAGLMTLPQAIGVIMGANIGTTVTAQIIAFKVTKAALAMVAIGFTMFFVSKKETTQHYGNMLFGLGLIFLGMNLMSEAMEPLRSYQPFIQLMAHMHNFFLAILISALFTALVQSSSATTGIVIVLAGQGFIPLETGIALAMGANIGTCITAIFAAVGKSREAMQTAAVHVLFNVLGVMIWLPLIGWLAQMSIALSPTQPGLSGVEKLAAELPRQIANANTLFNVLNTAIMLPFAGAFVWLVRKILPPQSGETKTQLQTKYIDAAFLPTPDIALDQAKLEIGRVGRRVCNMLNMLPPLAPGCKKRQEVLAVRDKLKEIEAIEEEVDQLHGAILSYLGQLRKEPLSDQQSARQIKLISISHQLESVADIVVNSLLPLAYKALNDDISISPEMRKTLDTVQEKVNHTLLDAVNSVRRSDAAEAQAVINAKRELNALIDAVLAHQAQRLAVQDGNRLRVFRYEMEWVESLKRVYTLAKRMAKVQLRNSASEEESQSVAS